The Brassica oleracea var. oleracea cultivar TO1000 chromosome C6, BOL, whole genome shotgun sequence genome includes a region encoding these proteins:
- the LOC106299178 gene encoding probable serine/threonine-protein kinase At1g09600, with the protein MGCICATARTPTAAVANNELLDSSKSTLHLISHPPSSSSSLSKKEGSFTSPSSAASITVVANGYPVARRPSTSSDRNGNKPVVIVGARSRNHSRRVTAIPVVQQSGRLTPEWPSWLASVAGEAIKGWVPRYADSYEKLDKIGQGTYSSVYKARDLETGKVVAMKKVRFVNMDPESVKFMAREIVILRKLDHPNVMKLEGLVTSRLSGSLYLVFEYMEHDLAGLAATPGIKFSETQIKCYMQQLFRGLEHCHRRGILHRDIKGSNLLINNEGVLKIGDFGLANFYRGDGDLQLTSRVVTLWYRAPELLLGATEYGPAIDLWSAGCILTELFAGKPIMPGRTEVEQMHKIFKLCGSPSEDYWKRATLPLATSFKPSHPYKPLLAETFNHFPASALTLIKRLLAIEPERRGSAASALRSEFFTTEPLPADPSNLPRYQPSKELDAKLRNEEARKLRAEDKKRRRGETVTRGQPKDVKTVQTPALMAAGQSKVTCISHKFKTDEEGGTGFRIEPPRRGGSQQNGYAQASSVVHPSVADTEWNRGGSIKRQTNADMKSRIVQTGNLSGGSNRDYSTGNAPMKNRIIYSGPLMPPGGNLEEMLKEHEKQIQQAVRKARVEKYG; encoded by the exons ATGGGATGTATTTGCGCCACCGCTCGTACTCCAACCGCCGCCGTTGCCAACAACGAGCTCTTGGACTCCAGCAAGTCCACCCTTCATCTCATCTCTCATCCTCCATCGTCTTCCTCTTCTTTATCCAAAAAGGAAGGATCCTTCACAAGTCCCAGCTCCGCAGCTTCCATCACCGTCGTGGCCAATGGTTATCCAGTGGCGCGTCGTCCCTCCACGTCATCTGATCGAAACGGTAACAAGCCAGTGGTCATTGTGGGAGCTCGGAGCAGGAACCACTCCAGAAGAGTCACGGCTATTCCCGTGGTGCAACAGTCAGGGCGTTTGACTCCAGAATGGCCATCTTGGCTAGCTTCTGTTGCTGGAGAAGCCATCAAGGGATGGGTTCCTCGCTACGCAGACTCATATGAGAAGTTAGACAAA ATTGGACAGGGGACTTACAGCAGCGTGTACAAAGCAAGAGACCTTGAAACGGGAAAGGTTGTGGCGATGAAGAAAGTTAGGTTTGTGAATATGGATCCAGAGAGTGTTAAGTTTATGGCTAGGGAGATTGTAATTCTCCGTAAGCTTGATCACCCTAACGTCATGAAGCTTGAAGGTCTTGTCACATCTAGACTCTCGGGTAGTCTCTACCTTGTCTTTGAGTACATGGAACATGACCTCGCAGGTCTAGCCGCAACTCCTGGAATCAAATTCTCTGAAACTCAG ATCAAGTGCTATATGCAACAACTGTTCCGTGGTCTAGAACATTGCCACAGACGAGGCATCCTCCACCGTGACATCAAGGGATCGAACCTCTTGATTAACAACGAAGGTGTTCTGAAGATTGGTGATTTCGGTTTGGCGAATTTTTACCGAGGTGATGGAGACTTGCAGCTGACCAGCCGCGTTGTAACCTTATGGTACAGAGCGCCAGAGCTGTTACTCGGTGCTACTGAGTATGGACCAGCCATAGACCTATGGAGCGCAGGCTGCATTCTCACTGAGCTCTTCGCCGGAAAGCCTATTATGCCAGGACGCACAGAA GTTGAGCAGATGCACAAGATCTTTAAGCTATGTGGTTCACCTTCGGAAGATTACTGGAAGAGAGCAACTCTGCCACTTGCAACAAGCTTTAAACCTAGTCACCCTTACAAGCCTCTTCTTGCGGAAACCTTCAATCACTTCCCTGCATCTGCTCTGACCCTCATCAAAAGGCTACTGGCTATAGAACCTGAGAGACGTGGCTCAGCTGCTTCTGCCTTGAGGAGTGAA TTCTTCACCACGGAGCCGCTCCCTGCTGATCCATCAAACTTACCTAGATACCAACCAAGCAAGGAGCTTGACGCTAAGCTTCGCAACGAAGAAGCAAGAAA ACTAAGGGCAGAGGATAAGAAGAGAAGAAGGGGAGAGACTGTGACAAGAGGACAACCAAAAGATGTTAAAACTGTTCAGACACCTGCGTTGATGGCCGCAGGGCAGTCCAAGGTCACGTGCATAAGCCACAAGTTTAAAACAGACGAGGAAGGTGGAACCGGGTTTAGGATCGAACCACCTAGAAGAGGGGGATCTCAGCAGAATGGCTACGCTCAGGCTTCTTCAGTGGTTCACCCAAGTGTTGCTGATACAGAATGGAACAGAGGAGGAAGCATCAAGAGGCAAACTAATGCAGATATGAAGTCTAGGATAGTACAGACAGGAAACTTGTCTGGTGGTTCCAATAGAGATTACTCAACA GGAAACGCGCCAATGAAAAACAGAATCATTTACTCAGGACCACTGATGCCTCCTGGTGGGAATCTTGAAGAAATGCTAAAAGAGCACGAGAAGCAGATCCAACAAGCTGTCCGCAAAGCCCGTGTCGAAAAGTATGGATAA